One genomic window of Brevundimonas vesicularis includes the following:
- a CDS encoding DUF2491 family protein produces the protein MFKKLFGSSEKAAPANRLATVRNITVGRTVSLDPLAWRRLGDETHFTLDRDVLDISAQGLVSLDSGQFVHRFYTDDHVMFQAMSDDEAGLESYDFSLFVPWTSAYPPGERERRIWRDRLSAPVFHGAAEELPDYPRFWFAESDAIQPPVTLWETIWDDRAATAPYAKIFQTCMLYARELGGGRELMLALEQQPEGGDTTHEIMIGIPLEMAEFRA, from the coding sequence ATGTTCAAGAAGCTTTTCGGATCGTCGGAGAAGGCCGCGCCTGCCAATCGGCTGGCGACGGTGCGCAACATCACCGTCGGCCGCACCGTGTCGCTGGATCCGCTGGCCTGGCGCCGGCTGGGCGACGAGACCCATTTCACCCTGGATCGCGACGTGCTGGACATCTCGGCGCAGGGGTTGGTCAGCCTGGACAGCGGCCAGTTCGTCCATCGCTTCTACACCGACGACCACGTCATGTTTCAGGCTATGAGCGACGACGAGGCCGGGCTGGAATCCTACGACTTCAGCCTGTTCGTGCCCTGGACTTCGGCCTATCCGCCGGGCGAGCGCGAACGCCGCATCTGGCGCGACCGCCTGTCGGCGCCGGTCTTTCACGGCGCGGCCGAGGAGTTGCCCGACTATCCCCGCTTCTGGTTCGCCGAGAGCGACGCCATCCAGCCGCCCGTCACCCTGTGGGAGACGATCTGGGACGACCGCGCCGCGACCGCGCCCTATGCCAAGATCTTCCAGACCTGCATGCTGTATGCACGCGAGCTGGGCGGCGGGCGCGAACTGATGCTGGCGCTTGAGCAGCAGCCCGAGGGCGGCGACACCACGCACGAAATCATGATCGGCATTCCGCTGGAAATGGCCGAATTCCGCGCCTGA
- the dusA gene encoding tRNA dihydrouridine(20/20a) synthase DusA yields MSLNASRTLSIAPMMDWTDRHCRAFHRALTRRALLYTEMVTAPAVLHGDRERLLGFDALEHPVALQLGGSDPAQLAEAAKVGEAFGYDEINLNVGCPSDRVQSGKFGACLMREPELVADCMAAIKGAVSVPATVKCRIGVDDQDPTVSLFATVDACAAVGIEAFVVHARKAWLKGLSPKENRDVPPLDYDLVRRLKRERPHLNVSINGGIASMDAAEAHLAEVDGVKLDGVMLGRAAYHEPAILGQADRRLYGEPAEDTDAFAALERYRPYMAARLDEGVALPAMARHMLGLMHGRPGARAFRRILTVEAIKPGAGLEVLDRAAEAVREAEARRDTAPGDWAA; encoded by the coding sequence ATGTCCCTGAACGCCTCCCGCACGCTGTCCATCGCCCCGATGATGGACTGGACCGATCGGCATTGCCGGGCGTTTCACAGGGCGCTGACGCGCAGGGCCTTGCTCTACACCGAGATGGTGACGGCGCCGGCGGTGTTGCATGGGGATCGCGAGCGGCTGCTGGGGTTCGATGCGCTGGAGCATCCGGTGGCCTTGCAGTTGGGCGGATCGGATCCGGCTCAGCTGGCCGAGGCCGCCAAGGTCGGCGAGGCGTTCGGCTATGACGAGATCAATCTGAACGTCGGCTGCCCGTCGGACCGGGTGCAGTCGGGCAAGTTCGGCGCCTGCCTGATGCGCGAGCCGGAGTTGGTGGCCGACTGTATGGCGGCGATCAAGGGGGCGGTCAGCGTGCCCGCGACCGTCAAATGCCGCATCGGCGTGGACGATCAGGATCCGACCGTCAGCCTGTTCGCCACGGTGGACGCCTGCGCCGCCGTCGGGATCGAGGCTTTCGTCGTCCATGCGCGCAAGGCCTGGCTGAAGGGGTTGTCGCCCAAGGAGAACCGCGACGTGCCGCCGCTGGACTATGATCTGGTGCGTCGGCTGAAGCGCGAACGGCCGCATCTGAACGTCTCGATCAATGGCGGCATCGCCTCGATGGACGCCGCCGAGGCGCATTTAGCCGAGGTCGACGGCGTCAAGCTGGACGGGGTCATGCTGGGTCGCGCCGCCTATCACGAGCCGGCCATCCTGGGTCAGGCGGATCGTCGCCTGTATGGCGAGCCGGCCGAGGACACCGACGCCTTCGCCGCGCTGGAGCGATATCGGCCCTATATGGCCGCGCGTCTGGACGAGGGCGTCGCCCTGCCCGCCATGGCGCGGCACATGCTGGGTCTGATGCACGGCCGGCCGGGCGCGCGGGCGTTCCGTCGCATCCTGACGGTCGAGGCGATCAAGCCCGGCGCCGGTCTGGAGGTGCTGGACCGCGCAGCGGAGGCTGTGCGCGAGGCCGAGGCGAGGCGCGATACGGCGCCCGGCGACTGGGCGGCGTAA
- a CDS encoding Mpo1-like protein, translated as MSTPSAPEGRYASFEAFYPYYIHEHSNRTCRRIHVVGTFLVISAFVAFVATRNAWWLLAMPLLGYGFAWVGHFFFEKNRPATFKYPLWSLMGDFRLFFETVTGRRRF; from the coding sequence ATGAGTACGCCGTCCGCACCTGAGGGCCGTTACGCCTCGTTCGAGGCCTTCTATCCCTATTACATCCACGAGCATTCCAACCGGACGTGTCGGCGCATCCACGTCGTCGGCACCTTTCTGGTGATCTCGGCCTTCGTCGCCTTCGTGGCGACGCGGAACGCCTGGTGGCTGCTGGCCATGCCGCTGCTGGGCTACGGCTTCGCCTGGGTTGGGCATTTCTTCTTCGAAAAGAACCGGCCCGCGACGTTCAAATATCCGCTGTGGAGCCTGATGGGCGACTTTCGCCTGTTCTTCGAGACGGTGACGGGCAGGCGCCGCTTCTGA
- a CDS encoding glutathionylspermidine synthase family protein, with amino-acid sequence MERLRFDPRTDWDAKAEELGFTWRHTDGKPYWDESAAYAFSLAEIEDEIEAPTEELHGLCLELVNEAVQSERLMEQLDIPETMRDYVADSWKRGDPSLYGRFDFAYGGTGPAKLYEYNADTPTSIYETAVFQWLWLEDQIKAGALPADADQFNSLHEKLVDRFRAIFPDGGFVHFASDADFVEDRQTVRFLEDLAQQAGLEPQFVAIDQIGLNADGRFVDHENWIIQAMFKLYPWEQMLRDDYAAPLPTADVTVLEPAWKSILSNKAILPLLWERHAGHPNLLESYFEGDPAEAALGSSYVRKPLFSREGDNVELIDQGVSAAEVVDGGYGAGRHIRQALCDPPLFDGNHVIVGSWVVGTEPAGISLREDTGRITRNTSRFVPHFIRD; translated from the coding sequence ATGGAGCGTCTGCGCTTCGATCCCCGAACCGACTGGGACGCCAAGGCCGAGGAGCTCGGCTTCACCTGGCGCCATACCGACGGCAAACCCTATTGGGACGAGTCGGCGGCCTACGCCTTCTCGCTGGCCGAGATCGAGGACGAGATCGAGGCGCCGACCGAGGAACTGCACGGCCTGTGCCTGGAGCTGGTCAACGAGGCCGTTCAGTCCGAGCGACTGATGGAACAGCTCGATATCCCGGAGACCATGCGGGACTATGTGGCCGACAGCTGGAAGCGGGGCGATCCGTCCCTGTATGGCCGGTTCGACTTCGCCTATGGCGGGACGGGGCCGGCCAAGCTGTATGAATACAACGCCGACACCCCGACCAGCATCTATGAGACGGCGGTGTTCCAGTGGCTGTGGCTGGAGGATCAGATCAAGGCCGGCGCCCTGCCCGCCGATGCGGATCAGTTCAACAGCCTGCATGAAAAGCTGGTCGATCGCTTCCGCGCCATCTTCCCGGACGGCGGCTTCGTGCATTTCGCCTCCGACGCCGATTTCGTCGAGGACCGCCAGACTGTGCGCTTCCTGGAAGACCTGGCCCAGCAGGCCGGGTTGGAGCCCCAGTTCGTCGCCATCGACCAGATCGGGCTGAACGCCGACGGCCGGTTCGTCGATCACGAGAACTGGATCATCCAGGCGATGTTCAAGCTCTATCCATGGGAGCAGATGCTGCGCGACGACTACGCCGCGCCCCTGCCGACCGCCGACGTGACCGTGCTGGAGCCGGCGTGGAAGAGCATCCTGTCCAACAAGGCCATACTGCCGTTGTTGTGGGAGCGGCATGCGGGCCACCCCAACTTGCTGGAAAGCTATTTCGAGGGCGATCCGGCCGAGGCGGCGCTGGGCTCATCCTACGTCCGCAAGCCGTTGTTCTCGCGCGAAGGCGACAATGTCGAACTGATCGACCAGGGCGTCAGCGCCGCAGAGGTGGTGGACGGCGGCTATGGCGCAGGGCGTCACATCCGCCAGGCGCTGTGCGATCCGCCCCTGTTCGACGGCAATCATGTGATCGTCGGGTCGTGGGTGGTGGGAACGGAGCCGGCGGGCATCAGCCTGCGCGAGGATACGGGCCGCATCACCCGGAACACCTCGCGCTTCGTGCCGCACTTCATCCGCGACTGA
- a CDS encoding potassium channel family protein, whose protein sequence is MLLPRMKLAVIFDRAFHAMADMHWRMLGSLILFHAVSSWLLLAIAHEAELHDPLAFFYWYATTAYTVGYGDLSPQGVGGRLITALWIFPGAIAAFTTVVAKVLAGIGDIWRARRSGKGDYSRMTDTILLVGYHPVRTPKMVEELCAELNRSQTLVLLTRQAVADVDPRIRYVQTESLTSTIGLTRAGAANASRILIHASNDADTLTATLAVSAIAPDAAHIVCFFDDADSARLLAQHCPGVEIVLSSAPEMLARAARDPGSSQVISALTSHLDEGATLFSLRWAGASRSVGDLTQRFLQHRATLLAHQPDGADSPRFNPSPETGVEQGDRLFYVSAARLSQPSLAGS, encoded by the coding sequence ATGCTGCTGCCGCGAATGAAGCTGGCCGTGATTTTCGACCGGGCGTTCCACGCCATGGCCGATATGCACTGGCGTATGCTGGGCAGTCTGATCCTCTTTCACGCCGTTTCGTCGTGGCTTCTCCTGGCCATCGCCCACGAAGCGGAACTGCACGATCCGCTGGCCTTCTTCTACTGGTACGCGACGACAGCCTACACCGTAGGTTATGGAGACCTCAGTCCGCAAGGCGTCGGCGGGCGGCTGATCACGGCCTTGTGGATCTTTCCCGGCGCCATCGCGGCTTTCACGACGGTCGTGGCCAAGGTGCTGGCCGGGATCGGCGACATCTGGCGCGCCCGGAGATCGGGCAAGGGAGACTATTCAAGGATGACCGATACGATTCTGCTGGTCGGCTATCACCCCGTTCGAACGCCCAAGATGGTCGAGGAACTGTGTGCGGAGCTGAACCGGTCGCAGACCCTGGTGCTACTGACGCGGCAGGCGGTGGCGGACGTCGATCCGCGCATTCGCTATGTCCAGACGGAAAGCCTGACCTCGACGATAGGGCTGACGCGCGCGGGTGCAGCGAACGCCAGTCGCATATTGATCCACGCCAGCAATGACGCCGACACCCTGACCGCCACCCTGGCCGTCTCGGCGATAGCCCCGGACGCCGCGCACATCGTCTGCTTCTTCGATGATGCCGATAGCGCGCGGCTGCTGGCGCAGCATTGTCCCGGGGTCGAGATCGTCCTGTCGTCCGCACCGGAAATGCTGGCCCGCGCCGCGCGCGATCCGGGTTCCAGCCAAGTCATCAGCGCCTTGACCAGCCACCTCGACGAAGGCGCAACGCTGTTCAGCCTGAGATGGGCCGGTGCGAGTCGGTCGGTCGGCGACCTGACGCAGCGTTTCCTCCAGCACCGCGCGACCCTTCTGGCGCATCAGCCGGACGGCGCGGATTCGCCGCGTTTCAATCCCTCGCCGGAAACAGGCGTGGAACAGGGCGACCGCCTGTTCTATGTCTCGGCGGCCCGGCTGAGCCAGCCGAGCCTGGCCGGATCCTGA
- a CDS encoding DUF1190 domain-containing protein, whose protein sequence is MTDPKDLPQNLAKTDTMRRLKRSRVLHVSSLMATASFSLAACGSPQRVPAPEPEPTLAYQSLDECKAANDIPDNECDAALAKAQQEAAKTAPRYATREECEGQWGPSQCQPNTNGGSFFSPLLTGFIVGQMLNGGGYRGGGPLYRDREGQLSNGYGGGYAYRDYRTGKTLTNAREHGDVARQAPTRVQSRTTVVSRGGFGGGGRGYGG, encoded by the coding sequence ATGACCGACCCCAAAGATCTGCCCCAGAACCTGGCCAAAACCGACACCATGCGCCGGCTGAAGCGCTCGCGCGTCCTGCACGTCAGCAGTCTGATGGCGACCGCCAGCTTCTCGCTGGCCGCCTGCGGTTCGCCCCAGCGCGTGCCGGCGCCCGAGCCCGAGCCGACCCTGGCCTATCAGTCGCTGGACGAGTGCAAGGCCGCCAACGACATTCCCGACAACGAATGCGACGCCGCCCTGGCCAAGGCTCAGCAAGAGGCCGCCAAGACCGCGCCGCGCTACGCCACCCGCGAGGAGTGCGAGGGCCAGTGGGGACCGTCGCAGTGCCAGCCGAACACCAACGGCGGCTCCTTCTTCAGCCCGCTGCTGACCGGCTTCATCGTCGGCCAGATGCTGAACGGCGGCGGCTATCGCGGCGGCGGCCCGCTGTATCGTGACCGCGAGGGTCAGCTGTCCAACGGCTACGGCGGCGGCTATGCCTACCGCGATTATCGCACCGGCAAGACCCTGACCAATGCGCGCGAGCATGGCGACGTGGCCCGTCAGGCCCCGACGCGGGTGCAGAGCCGCACAACCGTCGTCTCGCGCGGCGGCTTCGGCGGCGGCGGCCGGGGCTACGGCGGCTGA
- a CDS encoding DUF350 domain-containing protein produces the protein MFDWFIFQQGAIAFLIAFAMAGAFTLAFKLIYQWVTPYHEHTLIREGNTAAAIALGGALIGYVLPLASALSHTVSLMEFAAWALLAGVIQIVVFVAISRMAFRNLVARIEAGEIAAAVYLASISICVGLLNAACMTS, from the coding sequence ATGTTCGACTGGTTCATTTTTCAGCAGGGGGCGATCGCCTTCCTGATCGCCTTCGCCATGGCGGGCGCCTTCACCCTGGCCTTCAAGCTGATCTACCAGTGGGTCACGCCGTATCACGAACATACGCTGATCCGTGAGGGGAACACGGCCGCCGCCATCGCGTTGGGCGGCGCCCTGATCGGCTATGTCCTGCCGCTTGCCTCGGCCCTGTCGCACACCGTCAGCCTGATGGAGTTCGCGGCCTGGGCCCTGCTGGCCGGCGTGATCCAGATCGTCGTCTTCGTCGCCATCAGCCGCATGGCCTTCCGCAACCTGGTCGCCCGCATCGAGGCGGGCGAGATCGCCGCGGCCGTCTATCTGGCCTCCATCTCCATCTGCGTCGGCCTGCTCAACGCCGCCTGCATGACGTCGTGA
- a CDS encoding acetyl-CoA C-acyltransferase has protein sequence MSATPSADPVVIVSYARTPMGGFQGVLSDAKSTDLGAVAVKAALDRAGLDPQKVEQIIMGCVLPAGLGQAPARQAGMGAGLPVSTEATTVNKMCGSGMQAAMMAHDALAAGSADVIVAGGMESMTNAPYLMQKHRGGARIGHDVISDSMYLDGLEDAYTPGKLMGQFAEDTARDYQFTREQMDAYAVASVERAKAAQGSGAFDSEITPVEVKTRKGPIVVDRDEQPTKSDPSKIPNLKPAFGKDGAITAASAASISDGAAALVMMRQSTAQALGLTPVARVVSQAAHAHEPHLFTTAPVFALQKALKKAGWSADDVDLWEVNEAFAIVPMIAMQELGIPHDKINVNGGACALGHPLGASGARVLTTLLSALKAHGKTKGMAALCIGGGEATAMGVELV, from the coding sequence ATGTCCGCGACCCCGTCCGCCGATCCCGTCGTCATCGTCTCCTACGCCCGCACCCCGATGGGTGGTTTCCAGGGCGTGCTGTCCGACGCCAAGTCCACCGACCTGGGCGCCGTCGCGGTCAAGGCGGCGCTGGACCGCGCGGGCCTGGATCCGCAAAAGGTCGAGCAGATCATCATGGGCTGCGTCCTGCCTGCGGGCCTGGGCCAGGCGCCGGCGCGTCAGGCGGGTATGGGCGCGGGCCTGCCCGTCTCGACCGAGGCGACCACCGTCAACAAGATGTGCGGCTCGGGCATGCAGGCGGCCATGATGGCGCACGATGCGCTGGCCGCCGGTTCAGCCGATGTGATCGTTGCGGGCGGGATGGAGTCGATGACCAACGCCCCGTATCTGATGCAAAAGCACCGGGGCGGCGCGCGCATCGGCCACGACGTCATTTCCGACAGCATGTATCTGGACGGGCTGGAGGACGCCTACACCCCCGGCAAGCTGATGGGTCAGTTCGCCGAGGACACGGCTAGAGATTACCAATTTACCCGTGAACAAATGGACGCCTACGCCGTCGCCAGCGTCGAACGCGCCAAAGCGGCCCAAGGCTCGGGCGCCTTCGATAGCGAGATCACGCCGGTCGAGGTCAAGACCCGCAAGGGCCCCATCGTCGTCGACCGCGATGAACAGCCGACCAAGTCCGACCCCTCCAAGATCCCCAATCTGAAGCCCGCCTTCGGCAAGGACGGCGCCATCACCGCGGCTTCCGCCGCCTCGATCTCGGACGGCGCCGCCGCCCTGGTCATGATGCGCCAATCGACGGCCCAGGCCCTGGGCCTGACGCCGGTCGCCCGCGTGGTCAGCCAGGCCGCCCATGCCCACGAGCCGCACCTGTTCACCACCGCCCCGGTCTTCGCCCTGCAAAAGGCGCTGAAGAAGGCGGGCTGGAGCGCCGACGACGTCGATCTTTGGGAGGTCAACGAGGCCTTCGCCATCGTGCCGATGATCGCCATGCAGGAACTTGGCATCCCCCACGACAAGATCAACGTCAACGGCGGCGCCTGCGCCCTGGGCCACCCGCTCGGCGCCTCCGGCGCGCGTGTCCTGACCACCCTGCTGTCCGCCCTGAAAGCCCACGGCAAGACCAAGGGCATGGCCGCCCTCTGCATCGGCGGCGGCGAGGCTACGGCGATGGGCGTGGAGTTGGTATAG
- a CDS encoding DUF2170 family protein: MPNDSSPPSAANDRIRAWRQARREAGLVKLELWVPAAARDDVKAAVRAIVTDSTRGPQLAGRPRRPTSDSITSGDDHQMDAVIETPWTVPAIKAALDGSTLLRDGEMTLRVVEGAEPVLLATMHEYGDLPVYLSVGGAQIVCSVLLWPVSEQKDRHAFNEFLLKAQRVVPLSNFAITNVGGEDVYELMGELSCKTTLQTILIELRTLAENAIDATELRETFGADAA; the protein is encoded by the coding sequence ATGCCGAACGACTCATCGCCCCCTTCCGCCGCCAACGACCGCATTCGTGCGTGGCGACAGGCGCGTCGTGAGGCGGGCCTGGTCAAGCTGGAGCTTTGGGTGCCGGCCGCTGCCCGCGACGACGTCAAGGCGGCCGTGCGCGCCATCGTCACCGACTCAACGCGCGGGCCACAGCTTGCGGGGCGCCCGCGCCGCCCCACTTCCGATTCCATCACCTCTGGAGACGACCATCAAATGGACGCCGTGATCGAGACCCCCTGGACTGTGCCCGCCATCAAGGCGGCGCTGGACGGCTCAACCCTGCTGCGTGACGGCGAAATGACCCTGCGCGTGGTCGAGGGCGCCGAGCCGGTGCTGCTGGCGACCATGCACGAATACGGCGACCTGCCGGTCTATCTGAGCGTCGGCGGCGCCCAGATCGTCTGTTCGGTCCTGCTGTGGCCGGTGTCGGAGCAGAAGGACCGCCATGCCTTCAACGAGTTCCTGCTGAAGGCCCAGCGCGTGGTGCCCCTGTCCAACTTCGCCATCACCAATGTCGGTGGCGAAGACGTGTATGAACTGATGGGCGAACTCTCTTGCAAGACGACGCTTCAGACCATCCTGATCGAACTGCGCACCCTGGCCGAGAATGCGATCGACGCCACCGAACTGCGTGAAACCTTCGGCGCCGACGCCGCCTGA
- a CDS encoding PspA/IM30 family protein, which translates to MSMLRKLSALFRGTAHDAAQGVVDANALKILDQEIRDADNAQGKARDDLAGLVARRRMAENELASFRDQIAKYESSARTALGQGKTDLAREVAGRIAELEVEITSRGPLIEDMKTAETRLRTAIASTDQKIETLRREIDIVKVNDSVQKAQTSVALNSAGAQSRIGSAADSLQRIKQRQAIQEEKLNASQALEDRRTGADLDAKLREAGILPGHSSADDVLARLSQPEVTVVTPRIGQSTPDKDPA; encoded by the coding sequence ATGTCCATGCTCAGAAAACTGTCCGCCCTGTTCCGCGGCACGGCCCACGATGCGGCCCAGGGCGTCGTCGACGCCAATGCGCTGAAGATCCTCGACCAGGAAATCCGCGACGCTGACAACGCCCAAGGCAAGGCCCGCGATGACCTGGCCGGCCTGGTGGCGCGCCGCCGCATGGCCGAAAACGAACTTGCATCGTTCAGGGACCAGATCGCCAAATACGAAAGCTCGGCCCGCACCGCCCTGGGTCAGGGCAAGACCGACTTGGCGCGCGAAGTCGCCGGCCGCATCGCCGAGCTGGAAGTCGAGATCACCAGCCGCGGCCCGCTGATCGAGGACATGAAGACCGCCGAGACGCGCCTGCGCACAGCCATCGCCTCGACCGACCAGAAGATCGAGACGCTTCGTCGCGAGATCGACATCGTCAAGGTCAACGATTCCGTCCAGAAGGCCCAGACCTCCGTCGCCCTGAACTCGGCCGGCGCCCAGTCGCGCATCGGCTCGGCCGCGGACAGCCTGCAACGCATCAAGCAGCGCCAGGCGATCCAGGAAGAGAAGCTGAACGCCAGCCAGGCGCTGGAGGATCGCCGCACCGGCGCGGACCTGGACGCCAAGCTGCGCGAGGCCGGCATCCTGCCCGGACATTCCTCGGCCGACGACGTCCTGGCCCGCCTCAGCCAGCCGGAGGTGACGGTGGTCACGCCGCGCATCGGCCAATCGACCCCCGACAAGGACCCGGCATAA
- a CDS encoding 3D domain-containing protein translates to MIGASAAIAMLWAAVSSVTSGPVPYNDVVAADQVRTETPAAIVGSDEVETALSAEQAELMASDPDWRASARLYHAGGGGATGNDSLGCRPIAMRTVAVDPRVIPRRTKLFIRETVGLRLADGTIHDGYWYASDTGGAIKGQKIDLYTGNGRGSMNQAQRLNMRTLTIVDAGDFDGCPPAWTTASN, encoded by the coding sequence ATGATCGGCGCCTCCGCTGCTATCGCCATGCTTTGGGCTGCCGTATCGTCTGTGACGAGCGGGCCTGTCCCCTACAATGACGTCGTAGCGGCGGATCAAGTCAGGACTGAAACCCCTGCCGCCATCGTCGGTTCCGATGAAGTCGAGACCGCTCTAAGCGCCGAACAGGCCGAACTGATGGCCTCCGATCCCGACTGGCGCGCGTCGGCGCGCCTCTATCACGCAGGCGGCGGCGGCGCGACGGGCAACGATTCGCTGGGTTGCCGCCCGATCGCCATGCGCACCGTCGCGGTCGATCCCCGCGTGATCCCGCGCCGCACCAAGCTGTTCATCCGCGAAACGGTCGGCCTGCGTCTGGCCGACGGAACCATCCACGACGGCTACTGGTACGCCTCCGACACCGGCGGCGCGATCAAGGGCCAGAAGATCGATCTCTACACCGGCAACGGTCGCGGCTCGATGAACCAGGCGCAGCGCCTGAACATGCGCACCCTGACCATCGTGGACGCCGGCGACTTCGACGGTTGCCCCCCCGCCTGGACCACCGCGTCCAACTGA
- a CDS encoding flavin reductase family protein, producing MDVESWGDPEDPIVLLIGAPERLSGDWRRSVRALVEAGRHVMLTAHFDEADDSSAALRRLLTELPSRPAIVCSDTTLEAVAPALSVTGPALASCLVVVAEGQGAVSPKLEAQLAGVPIQTIARAQAPDAVEAENAALLGFLERHAPRDALHYQAGSDPRTLRDALGCFATGVTVVTTLDEAGQPVGLTANSFSSVSLDPPLILFCLARSSTNVDRFRKAEHFAINVLHIGQQPTSGVFARSQADRFQDVAWETWDTGAPILSGALASFECGTEQIVEAGDHLVIIGRVRRARFEPRRDPLLYFRGKYRRLHFS from the coding sequence TTGGACGTCGAAAGCTGGGGCGACCCCGAGGATCCCATCGTCCTGCTGATCGGCGCGCCCGAGCGTCTGTCCGGCGACTGGCGCCGGTCGGTGCGCGCGCTGGTCGAGGCCGGCCGCCACGTCATGCTGACCGCCCACTTCGACGAGGCGGACGACAGCTCCGCCGCCCTGCGTCGACTGCTGACCGAGCTTCCCTCTCGCCCGGCCATCGTCTGTTCCGACACGACTCTGGAGGCGGTCGCGCCTGCGCTTTCCGTCACCGGCCCGGCCCTGGCCAGCTGTCTGGTGGTCGTCGCCGAAGGGCAGGGGGCGGTCTCGCCCAAGCTTGAGGCGCAGCTGGCCGGCGTCCCGATCCAGACGATCGCGCGAGCCCAGGCGCCGGACGCGGTCGAGGCCGAGAACGCCGCCCTCCTGGGCTTCCTCGAACGCCACGCCCCGCGCGACGCCCTGCATTATCAGGCCGGCTCCGACCCGCGCACCCTGCGCGACGCCCTGGGCTGTTTCGCCACCGGGGTCACGGTGGTCACGACCCTGGACGAGGCCGGTCAGCCCGTCGGCCTGACCGCCAACTCCTTCTCCTCGGTGTCGCTGGACCCGCCGCTGATCCTGTTCTGCCTGGCCCGCTCGTCCACCAATGTCGACCGCTTCCGCAAGGCCGAACATTTCGCCATCAATGTCCTGCATATCGGCCAGCAGCCGACCTCCGGCGTCTTCGCCCGGTCCCAGGCCGACCGCTTCCAGGACGTGGCGTGGGAAACTTGGGACACCGGCGCGCCCATCCTGTCGGGCGCCCTGGCCAGCTTCGAATGCGGAACCGAGCAGATCGTCGAGGCAGGCGATCATCTGGTCATCATCGGCCGGGTCCGGCGCGCCCGGTTCGAGCCGCGCCGCGATCCGCTGCTCTATTTCCGGGGCAAGTATCGGCGGCTGCACTTTTCCTGA